One stretch of Deinococcus apachensis DSM 19763 DNA includes these proteins:
- a CDS encoding RNHCP domain-containing protein produces MTARRFTVQGTNNGFTCANCGAEVRPLGNGSVRNHCPVCLHSLHVDIQPGDRASDCHGVMVPVGVEQSGKKGWVILHRCRKCGFTGRNKAALDDPVQPDSWDTLVRLSSGSREEPPVKRGRAEL; encoded by the coding sequence GTGACGGCCCGCCGTTTCACCGTGCAGGGCACGAACAACGGCTTCACCTGCGCGAACTGCGGCGCCGAGGTGCGGCCCCTCGGGAACGGCTCGGTCCGCAACCACTGCCCGGTCTGCCTGCATTCGCTGCATGTGGACATCCAGCCCGGTGACCGCGCCAGCGACTGCCACGGTGTGATGGTGCCCGTCGGCGTCGAGCAGAGCGGCAAGAAGGGCTGGGTGATCCTGCACCGCTGCCGCAAATGCGGCTTCACGGGCCGCAATAAGGCGGCACTGGACGACCCGGTGCAGCCCGACAGTTGGGACACCCTCGTGCGGCTGAGCAGCGGGTCACGGGAGGAGCCGCCCGTCAAAAGGGGAAGGGCCGAGCTGTAG